A single genomic interval of Musa acuminata AAA Group cultivar baxijiao chromosome BXJ3-4, Cavendish_Baxijiao_AAA, whole genome shotgun sequence harbors:
- the LOC135636648 gene encoding uncharacterized protein LOC135636648, which translates to MPYEHGRTDSIFKKSADRRICSTFRRSIDQNNYQSCSKEFDFRSSEQRLPLLTIIFLDTHASRKVSPFPSLLPGEFCRKNFESISSSNMENSKPPSPHVFKDPVMLNSSCISSEASSLDQSDTRNKLSNSLDSSTTSLPGCLISGNSSGSVCDNPSAVGSDFLVSAIPKVDKRVKRNSRKKGKKKGKQYKRTASRKVLTDSNVQCEENNYSASAFETSESSSLSSSAKHVLDIKLSDEATPPDLLFTDVTVEKHDSANNVEFIDCSTTLLSCTSYSDEMDDFEPVSSPQIFARDEFRCNTTAYLDLSSTIKDAVMVPFSSDGSTREVVFKENNIFHDNFSSISMDNYNSVVDSSFDGSNSDIGENSSDDTVMRSPVKDESQPSSSEGEIFSPSKELIQHESSSHTTVNLCSVNTDISNNCYTSDAYLSNDVLDACSSTERADCSSQAGSNDDFHPVIAGKRGRRSRRIIGNGSLNGTNRYFTANNHGHTGKDNNYSIWQKVQKIERKEGASKPNNVNVLSPHGEVSSKETKTKMKLDKFVGLKQKQCGTTYRYPCPDDTFKIEASQAAPNCHKTVQPLSKSAVGNSVNSVKSKSSSAVKHANQCNTSGSHTGKSDMDKALKHHVQQKECLRNSSFTAVDKDHNIGFRSPNNSFSQRCLAKPTDDCCQPEPEKEIHVHTEEATPPRNTCNGVCLMDLPAVHSEIGQTPTTMNQIGHRQIEGNSEVGPTKYRESSSLSSSAGNLIQKWVPVGRKDSVYSDTGYFVKVSITDDAVTDRSYPNADGLVGSSLNKLFSVSKDGEFSNPGASKLIKKLSSCPRSAEASDLHAEINFQTNEMKDKEFNSVATELDKIIQAVNDAYKLQTMAEVVQLVTGRPCANFEKFLFLASPVIRKTQHSRGCSSCFPEQLISNSFCCHQIPNIALKSIWQWYEEPGCFGLEVRAHDYCNSRRQHNGRSEFTAYFVPYLSAVQLFGKSRSARYCNRSGEAAITCEEDKREKYLGSFPNLSMLLPQPLKDTNACLSESSSSAAEEIFDKSIHMDHAELFFEYFESDQPPWRRPLYEKIKELVSGDKLPASRIFGDPLKLESLNLHDLHPASWYCVAWYPIYRIPDGNFHAAFLTYHSLGHFVHQSASACVPGAFTNVVSPVVGLQTYRDKGENWFQPRDMDLKGFQSEEAHFSNTSDLLKERLRTLKQTASVMARAVVHKRDQRSANRHPDYEFFVSRSW; encoded by the exons ATGCCCTATGAACATGGGAGGACAGACAGTATCTTCAAAAAGTCTGCAGACAGGAGAATCTGTAGTACCTTTAGGAGATCAATAGATCAGAACAATTACCAGTCTTGTTCAAAG GAATTCGACTTTAGGAGTTCTGAACAGAG GTTGCCTTTATTGACAATCATTTTCCTTGACACTCATGCATCCAGGAAAGTGTCACCTTTTCCTTCACTCTTGCCAGGCGAATTTTGTAGAAAGAATTTTGAATCTATATCTTCCTCTAATATGGAAAATTCCAAGCCACCATCTCCACATGTGTTCAAGGATCCTGTGATGTTAAATTCATCTTGCATTTCCAGTGAGGCAAGTAGTTTGGACCAGTCTGACACCAGGAACAAATTATCCAATTCTCTGGACAGTTCAACTACTTCTCTTCCTGGCTGCTTAATATCAGGTAATTCTTCTGGTTCAGTTTGTGATAACCCAAGTGCAGTTGGGTCAGATTTTTTGGTCAGTGCTATTCCAAAGGTGGACAAGAGAGTTAAAAGAAATTCAcgaaagaaagggaaaaaaaaaggaaagcagtATAAACGAACTGCATCCAGAAAGGTTTTGACTGACTCAAATGTTCAATGTGAGGAAAACAACTATAGCGCATCTGCTTTTGAAACATCTGAAAGCAGTAGTCTATCTTCTTCAGCCAAACATGTTTTAGATATTAAATTGTCAGATGAGGCAACACCCCCTGATTTGTTGTTTACTGATGTCACTGTAGAGAAGCATGATAGCGCAAATAATGTTGAATTCATTGACTGTTCAACAACCTTATTGTCATGTACATCTTACAGCGATGAGATGGATGATTTTGAACCAGTTTCTTCACCTCAGATATTTGCTCGTGATGAATTCAGATGCAACACTACAGCTTATCTGGATTTATCAAGCACAATTAAAGATGCAGTAATGGTTCCATTTTCATCTGATGGGAGCACTAGAGAAGTAGTTTTTAAAGAAAACAACATTTTTCATGATAATTTCTCAAGCATCTCTATGGATAATTATAATTCCGTGGTCGATTCATCTTTTGATGGTTCTAACAGTGATATTGGCGAGAACTCTAGTGATGACACTGTGATGCGGTCACCTGTCAAGGATGAAAGTCAACCGAGTTCTTCAGAAGGTGAAATATTTTCACCTTCTAAAGAGCTTATACAACATGAATCCTCATCTCACACAACTGTAAATTTATGTAGTGTGAATACTGACATATCAAATAACTGTTACACCAGTGATGCCTATTTGTCAAACGATGTCCTTGATGCTTGCAGCAGTACTGAAAGAGCTGATTGCAGCAGTCAGGCTGGCAGCAACGATGACTTCCATCCTGTTATAGCTGGAAAGCGAGGTAGAAGGTCTAGAAGAATTATTGGCAATGGTAGTTTAAATGGAACAAACAGATATTTTACTGCAAACAATCATGGTCACACAGGTAAAGATAATAATTACTCCATATGGCAGAAGGTCCAGAAGATTGAAAGGAAGGAAGGTGCTTCTAAACCTAATAATGTCAATGTTTTGTCTCCTCATGGTGAGGTTTCATCCAAGGAAACCAAGACAAAAATGAAACTTGATAAATTTGTTGGGCTAAAGCAAAAACAGTGTGGAACAACCTACAGATACCCTTGTCCAGATGATACATTTAAGATAGAGGCAAGCCAAGCAGCACCCAATTGTCATAAGACAGTTCAACCTCTATCTAAATCCGCAGTTGGAAACTCAGTAAATAGTGTGAAAAGCAAATCTAGTTCAGCTGTGAAACATGCAAATCAATGTAATACTAGTGGATCTCATACTGGTAAGAGTGACATGGACAAAGCCTTGAAGCATCATGTTCAGCAAAAAGAATGTTTGCGGAATTCATCATTCACAGCTGTTGATAAAGACCACAACATAGGATTTAGATCACCTAACAATAGCTTTTCCCAAAGATGTTTGGCTAAGCCAACTGATGACTGTTGTCAACCAGAACCAGAGAAGGAAATACATGTGCATACTGAGGAGGCAACGCCACCAAGAAACACATGCAATGGAGTTTGTCTTATGGATTTGCCAGCTGTTCATAGTGAAATTGGCCAAACTCCAACAACAATGAATCAGATTGGTCACAGGCAGATTGAAGGTAATTCCGAAGTTGGTCCTACAAAGTACCGAGAATCTAGCAGCCTGTCAAGCAGTGCTGGGAATCTGATACAGAAGTGGGTCCCAGTGGGGAGAAAAGATTCCGTATATTCAGATACGGGCTATTTTGTAAAGGTTTCTATCACGGATGATGCAGTTACTGATCGATCATATCCAAATGCTGATGGACTGGTGGGTTCAAGTTTGAATAAATTATTTTCTGTTTCCAAGGATGGAGAATTCTCAAATCCTGGAGCTAGTAAATTGATCAAAAAGTTGAGCAGCTGCCCTCGTTCAGCTGAAGCTTCTGATCTACATGCTGAGAtcaatttccaaacaaatgaaatGAAAGACAAGGAATTTAACAGTGTTGCAACTGAATTAGACAAGATAATACAAGCTGTTAATGATGCCTACAAATTGCAGACCATGGCAGAAGTTGTTCAATTGGTAACTGGCCGTCCATGTGCTAACTTCGAGAAATTTCTTTTTCTTGCCTCCCCAGTCATTAGAAAAACACAACATAGCAGAGGCTGCAGCAGTTGTTTTCCAGAACAACTAATAAGTAACTCTTTTTGCTGCCATCAGATTCCTAACATTGCCTTGAAGAGCATTTGGCAGTGGTATGAAGAGCCTGGCTGCTTTGGGTTGGAAGTGAGGGCACACGATTATTGCAATTCTAGAAGGCAACATAATGGTCGTTCTGAGTTTACTGCATATTTTGTACCTTATCTTTCTGCTGTTCAATTATTTGGAAAATCCAGGAGTGCCAGATATTGCAATAGGAGTGGAGAGGCAGCCATAACTTGTGAGGAAGATAAGAGAGAAAAATATTTGGGCTCTTTCCCAAACTTATCGATGTTATTGCCCCAACCTCTTAAGGACACAAATGCTTGCTTATCAGAATCATCTTCTTCTGCTGCAGAGGAGATTTTTGATAAAAGCATTCACATGGATCATGCGGAGCttttttttgaatattttgaatCTGACCAGCCTCCTTGGCGACGTCCATTGTATGAGAA GATCAAGGAACTGGTATCTGGAGATAAATTACCTGCTAGCCGCATATTTGGAGATCCCTTGAAGCTGGAATCTCTTAACCTGCATGACCTTCATCCTGCTTCTTG GTACTGTGTGGCATGGTATCCTATATACCGTATACCTGATGGAAATTTTCATGCTGCTTTTTTGACATATCACTCTCTGGGTCATTTTGTTCATCAAAGTGCCTCGGCGTGTGTTCCAGGTGCTTTCACAAATGTAGTTTCTCCAGTTGTAGGTCTGCAGACGTACAGGGATAAG GGGGAGAATTGGTTTCAGCCAAGGGATATGGATCTGAAGGGTTTTCAGTCTGAAGAAGCACATTTTTCCAACACCTCCGACTTACTGAAGGAGAGGCTGAGGACACTCAAGCAAACTGCATCTGTGATGGCAAGGGCAGTAGTTCATAAGCGCGATCAAAGATCTGCGAACAGGCATCCGGACTATGAGTTCTTTGTGTCACGgagctggtag
- the LOC135636368 gene encoding UDP-glycosyltransferase 73D1-like → MESSIAGRRDLHFVLIPWLGTSHTIPMIDIGRLLAERGGVTVTIVMTPANAAQLKPTIDHIATSGLPIRFVFLPFPSVEVGLPEGCESMDSLPAFDMMPNLYDGSKLLRQPLEELLREQALAPSCIICGAYYPWTPAVARVLGIPCFVFHGFGSFALFCMHNLYRYRPHERASSPTEPFLLPGLPFQFEIARQQLPVHFQLLPHFMEMCNEVREGELSMDGVLVNSFDDLEPGYAERLAAASGKKVYTIGPVSLCYRSGRLDMADRGKKLSVDASWCLDWLDSMKPRSVIYVSFGSLGSLASEQLMELGYGLLASNRPFIWAINGVEAVEEWMQEKLEKGGVDPKCLLIRGWAPQVMILSHPAVGGFLTHCGWNSTLESASAGVPMATWPLVAEQFLNQKLIVDAVGIGVAVGVKTSMRRPEQAAEEGTAVKREEIAEVVERLMDGREEGEERRRRAKEFAAKASKTVVTGGSSYDNVTRLIQLVATQRSRR, encoded by the coding sequence ATGGAGAGCAGCATCGCCGGTCGTCGGGACCTCCACTTTGTTCTGATCCCATGGCTGGGCACGAGCCACACGATTCCCATGATCGACATCGGCCGCTTGCTTGCGGAGCGCGGCGGCGTCACGGTCACCATCGTGATGACGCCGGCCAATGCCGCCCAGCTCAAACCGACCATCGATCACATCGCCACCTCTGGCCTCCCCATCCGCTtcgtcttcctccccttcccctcCGTGGAGGTGGGCCTACCGGAGGGCTGCGAGAGCATGGACAGCCTGCCTGCCTTCGACATGATGCCGAACCTCTACGACGGATCCAAGCTTCTGCGGCAGCCATTGGAGGAGCTGCTCCGTGAGCAGGCGCTTGCCCCGAGCTGCATCATCTGTGGTGCCTACTACCCGTGGACTCCGGCGGTTGCTCGTGTGCTCGGCATTCCATGCTTCGTCTTCCACGGCTTTGGCTCCTTCGCACTCTTTTGCATGCACAACCTCTACCGTTACAGGCCCCATGAGCGCGCGTCGTCGCCGACCGAGCCCTTCCTGCTCCCGGGCCTGCCATTTCAGTTCGAGATCGCCAGGCAACAACTACCAGTTCATTTCCAGTTGTTGCCTCATTTCATGGAGATGTGCAACGAAGTACGAGAGGGCGAACTCTCCATGGACGGTGTCCTCGTCAACAGTTTCGACGACCTGGAGCCAGGATATGCCGAGCGCTTAGCGGCGGCCTCGGGGAAGAAGGTGTACACCATCGGACCGGTGTCGCTGTGTTATAGATCAGGGAGGTTGGACATGGCTGATAGGGGTAAGAAGCTGTCGGTGGATGCTAGCTGGTGCTTAGATTGGCTTGATTCGATGAAGCCACGGTCCGTGATCTACGTCAGTTTCGGTAGCTTGGGCAGCCTTGCGTCTGAGCAACTGATGGAGCTGGGATACGGTCTGCTCGCCTCGAACAGACCCTTCATCTGGGCCATCAACGGCGTTGAAGCAGTGGAGGAATGGATGCAAGAGAAGCTTGAGAAAGGGGGAGTTGACCCAAAGTGTCTCTTGATCCGGGGGTGGGCGCCGCAGGTGATGATCCTGTCGCACCCGGCGGTGGGTGGTTTCTTGacgcactgcgggtggaactcgacGCTGGAGAGCGCGAGTGCGGGCGTGCCGATGGCGACATGGCCGCTCGTCGCGGAGCAATTCCTCAACCAGAAGTTGATCGTGGATGCGGTCGGGATCGGAGTCGCGGTCGGCGTCAAGACATCCATGCGGCGGCCGGAACAAGCGGCGGAAGAGGGAACCGCGGTCAAGAGGGAGGAGATTGCGGAGGTTGTGGAGAGGTTAATGGACGgaagggaggagggagaggagaggaggaggagagccaAAGAATTCGCCGCGAAGGCAAGCAAAACTGTGGTGACGGGCGGTTCTTCCTATGATAACGTGACACGGTTGATCCAACTCGTAGCAACACAAAGGAGTAGGAGATGA